A single Salmo trutta chromosome 14, fSalTru1.1, whole genome shotgun sequence DNA region contains:
- the odad1 gene encoding coiled-coil domain-containing protein 114: MPRGRSATSVHSDSSDMDIDGIAETEMGKLQRQFRIMGGDRLAYSIQSQDHIRRQRQEIEKLEKEQEELQRSLCVSESLSRRQRDSEDAQTLRSMLEQRDEVGDEVERERQSQAELEQEISSMERKLTELRRGEVTATLSQKSQSRQTQKASRTLENKLDRALIRFNEQLTKNSHLREDLETLRVERVRFQQLHRRLDKELQEIRKDIGDMVSLSTAAYDVRVEAQSKMIMMREKAVKDLSQYSAEMKELERVIAHERRLKEFMTTKCSERSGQDEGQELGRRHASELKEQRRMDSGEESVDTLEEVFHRIQNITGEEDLDMLVTRFIQVEDQNFALFNYVNEQNNEAEALRDQINQTQREMEQFNLTGQQQKQEHHALLRDIDQQQRDTESQAHENEVLASAVSKILDQIKTGVNSVFHKMDCDRSVVEDLLGSSSGIRENNIMTYLGLAEQRTNQLLTMQAFLNSRDLDKEYDPKDLARFLLGQNPEVPRQNIIIQPPVTGDDYDTEESPLTDEEERPLSQGELRQRIMKGVLLKEGSVRHTGARSKMSVPSNSHRRSLEA, from the exons ATGCCTCGAGGAAGATCCGCCACCAGTGTCCACTCTGACAGCAGTGACATGGATATTGATGGAATAG CGGAAACAGAGATGGGAAAACTACAAAGACAGTTCCGGATCATGGGGGGAGACCGGCTGGCCTACAGCATCCAGTCTCAAGATCACATACGCAGACAGCG GCAGGAGATAGAGAAGCTTGAGAAGGAACAGGAGGAGCTACAGCGtagtctctgtgtgtctgagagCCTATCCCGACGGCAGCGGGACAGTGAGGATGCCCAGACCCTGCGCTCCATGCTGGAACAGAGGGACGAGGTGGGGGacgaggtggagagggagaggcagagtcaGGCAGAGCTGGAGCAGGAG ATCTCCAGCATGGAGAGAAAGCTGACAGAGCTGAGGAGAGGCGAGGTCACTGCTACTCTCAGCCAAAAGTCCCAGTCCCGACAAACTCAGAAGGCCTCACGCAccctggagaacaaactggataga GCCCTCATTCGCTTCAACGAGCAGCTGACTAAAAACAGCCACCTGAGAGAGGACCTGGAGACTCTGCGTGTGGAGCGGGTCCGGTTCCAGCAGCTCCACCGCAGACTGGACAAG GAGCTGCAGGAGATCCGGAAAGACATCGGAGATATGGTCAGCCTCTCCACTGCTGCATATGATGTCAG ggTGGAGGCCCAGTCTAAGATGATCATGATGAGGGAGAAGGCAGTAAAGGACCTGTCTCAGTACAGCGCTGAAATGAAGGAGCTGGAGAGGGTGATCGCACACGAACGCCGCCTCAAAGAGTTCATGACCACCAAGTGCAGTGAGAGGAGTGGCCAGGATGAGGGGCAAGAACTGGGCCGGAGGCATG CGTCAGAGTTGAAGGAACAGAGGAGGATGGACTCTGGGGAGGAGTCAGTGGACACACTGGAGGAAGTCTTCCACAGGATCCAGAATATCACAGGAGAGGAAGACCTGGACATGCTGGTCACCAGGTTCATCCAGG TCGAGGATCAGAACTTTGCCCTCTTCAACTATGTGAATGAGCAAAACAACGAGGCTGAAGCTTTGAGGGACCAAATTAACCAG acccaGAGGGAGATGGAGCAGTTTAATTTGACGGGGCAGCAGCAGAAGCAGGAGCACCATGCTTTGTTGAGAGACATTGATCAgcaacagagagacacagagtctCAGGCACACGAGAATGAAGTCCTGGCCAGCGCTGTGAGCAAGATCCTGGACCAGATAAAGACCG GAGTGAACAGTGTGTTCCATAAGATGGACTGTGATCGCTCAGTGGTGGAGGACTTGCTAGGCTCGTCCTCTGGCATCCGGGAGAACAACATCATGACCTACCTGGGTCTGGCGGAGCAGAGGACCAACCAGCTACTCACCATGCAGGCCTTCCTCAACTCCAGG GATCTCGATAAGGAGTATGACCCTAAAGATCTTGCCCGATTTCTACTCGGTCAGAACCCTGAGGTTCCCAGACAAAATATCATCATACAGCCTCCTGTCACTGG GGATGACTATGACACAGAGGAGTCTCCTCTCACTGATGAGGAAGAGCGGCCTCTCTCCCAGGGAGAACTACGCCAGAGAATCATGAAAGGG GTCCTGCTAAAGGAGGGATCAGTGCGTCACACGGGAGCAAGGAGCAAGATGAGTGTTCCGTCCAACAGCCATCGGCGCTCCCTAGAGGCCTGA
- the LOC115207523 gene encoding protein FAM72A, whose product MSTSNFKNKCVTQVNCIYCESLLCTRGMKAVLLADTEIELFSTDIPPNRTVDFVASCYSTESCKCKLRDIACLKCGNFVGYHVVAPCKPCLLSCNNGHFWMFNSDAVSTLNRLDATGLNLLLWGDLPELEDSENEGSDTPSEEECIR is encoded by the exons ATGTCTACCTCcaacttcaaaaacaaatgtgtCACTCAAGTGAATTGTATATACTGTGAGAGTCTACTCTGCACAAGAGGAATGAAGGCAGTACTTCTCGCAGACACAGAAATTGAGCTGTTCTCTACTGACATACCGCCCAACAG AACTGTTGACTTTGTGGCCAGCTGCTACTCTACAGAGAGCTGCAAATGCAAACTGAGAGACATCGCCTGTCTGAAATG TGGTAATTTTGTGGGGTATCACGTGGTAGCCCCATGTAagccctgcctgctgtcctgtaacAATGGCCATTTCTGGATGTTTAACAGTGATGCTGTGTCCACCCTTAACAGATTGGATGCTACAG GTTTGAACCTATTGCTCTGGGGAGACCTTCCCGAGCTGGAGGACAGCGAGAACGAGGGATCAGACACCCCATCAGAGGAGGAGTGCataaggtag